CACGCCGTTCTACGAGACGGCGCCGGGCACGCATCTGCTGCGCCTGTGCTTTGCCAAGAGCGATGCCACCATGGAAGCCGCCGCGGAGCGTCTATGCAAGCTTTGAGGATCAGCCTGGTCCAGGGCGCCACGCGCTGGCACGACGCACCGGCCAATCGCGAGTATTACGGCGAGCTGGTGCGCCGCGTGGCGGGGCAGACGGATCTTGTCGTGCTGCCGGAAACCTTCCTCTCCGGTTTCAGCAACGACACGCGCGCCAGCGCGGAAACCATGGATGGCGAAGGCGTGGCGTGGATGCGCGCGCTGGCGCAGGAAGTGGGCGCCGTGCTGTGTGGCAGCCTTGCCATCCGCGAGGGCGACACGGTCTACAACCGCTTGATCTGGGCGCGCCCGGATGGTGGTTTTGCGCAGTACGACAAGCGCCACCTGTTCCGCATGGCGGGTGAGCACACGCGCTATGGCGGCGGCAACGAACGCCTTATCGTGGAGCTGAAGGGTTGGCGCATCCTGCCGCAGGTCTGCTACGACCTGCGTTTCCCGGTGTGGTTGCGCAACGGTCGTCGCGAAGAGGCGGCCGGTGGCATGGATTACGACCTGGCCATCTTCGTGGCCAACTGGCCTGCACCGCGTCGCCAGCCGTGGCGCACGCTGTTGCGCGCGCGTGCCATCGAAAACCTCAGCTACGTGGTGGGCCTCAATCGC
The nucleotide sequence above comes from Dyella telluris. Encoded proteins:
- a CDS encoding amidohydrolase, whose protein sequence is MQALRISLVQGATRWHDAPANREYYGELVRRVAGQTDLVVLPETFLSGFSNDTRASAETMDGEGVAWMRALAQEVGAVLCGSLAIREGDTVYNRLIWARPDGGFAQYDKRHLFRMAGEHTRYGGGNERLIVELKGWRILPQVCYDLRFPVWLRNGRREEAAGGMDYDLAIFVANWPAPRRQPWRTLLRARAIENLSYVVGLNRVGVDGNDLPYAGDSAVLDPIGEPLVELGPQEQVVTVTVDPAPLLAHRERFPAWMDADRFTLDAD